A region of Oryzias latipes chromosome 18, ASM223467v1 DNA encodes the following proteins:
- the LOC110013319 gene encoding ladderlectin-like isoform X1, with product MMAMMKLAVLVLVCAAVAQTRADAPEAASSESAEDNVVLEKKGLISRALWTFFGGRRFRYFSSPKTWDEAENFCRSIGANLASVKNSLENTKLLSLINQQKANYTPTWIGGSDAQKNGVWFWSDGSNYQYTNWCPNEPNNHNGQQKCLQMNFSDRRCWDDAECWIHRPFICLKKSSGILG from the exons ATGATGGCGATGATGAAGTTGGCTGTGCTTGTTCTCGTTTGTGCCGCCGTGGCTCAGACCAGAGCTGATG CTCCTGAGGCCGCTTCCTCTGAATCAGCTGAAG ATAACGTGGTGTTAGAAAAGAAAGGACTCATTTCCCgtgcattgtggactttcttcgGCGGTCGCCGCTTCCGTTACTTTTCAAGCCCCAAGACTTGGGATGAAGCTGAG AATTTCTGCCGGTCCATTGGGGCCAACCTGGCCTCGGTTAAGAACAGCCTTGAGAACACCAAGCTCCTGTCGCTGATAAATCAACAAAAAGCCAATTACACACCAACTTGGATCGGAGGCTCTGATGCTCAGAAG AATGGTGTTTGGTTTTGGAGTGATGGAAGCAACTACCAGTACACCAACTGGTGTCCCAACGAGCCCAACAATCACAATGGCCAACAGAAGTGTttgcaaatgaatttttcaG ACAGAAGATGCTGGGACGATGCGGAGTGCTGGATTCACAGACCCTTCATCTGTCTCAAGAAAAGTTCGGGAATTCTGGGATGA
- the LOC110013319 gene encoding ladderlectin-like isoform X2, producing the protein MMAMMKLAVLVLVCAAVAQTRADDNVVLEKKGLISRALWTFFGGRRFRYFSSPKTWDEAENFCRSIGANLASVKNSLENTKLLSLINQQKANYTPTWIGGSDAQKNGVWFWSDGSNYQYTNWCPNEPNNHNGQQKCLQMNFSDRRCWDDAECWIHRPFICLKKSSGILG; encoded by the exons ATGATGGCGATGATGAAGTTGGCTGTGCTTGTTCTCGTTTGTGCCGCCGTGGCTCAGACCAGAGCTGATG ATAACGTGGTGTTAGAAAAGAAAGGACTCATTTCCCgtgcattgtggactttcttcgGCGGTCGCCGCTTCCGTTACTTTTCAAGCCCCAAGACTTGGGATGAAGCTGAG AATTTCTGCCGGTCCATTGGGGCCAACCTGGCCTCGGTTAAGAACAGCCTTGAGAACACCAAGCTCCTGTCGCTGATAAATCAACAAAAAGCCAATTACACACCAACTTGGATCGGAGGCTCTGATGCTCAGAAG AATGGTGTTTGGTTTTGGAGTGATGGAAGCAACTACCAGTACACCAACTGGTGTCCCAACGAGCCCAACAATCACAATGGCCAACAGAAGTGTttgcaaatgaatttttcaG ACAGAAGATGCTGGGACGATGCGGAGTGCTGGATTCACAGACCCTTCATCTGTCTCAAGAAAAGTTCGGGAATTCTGGGATGA